TCTTCCTGATGCCGGGCAGGTACTCGGGGTACTTGTGCGTCGTCTCAGGCTCCTCCTCGAGGCCGAGTTTCTTCCGGGCTGCGCGGTTCGCGTCGTTGTTCGGGACACCGTGGCCCGACTTGTAGATCAGCTGGACGGTCTGGAGGAAGTTGCGTGGAATGATGTCCCGCTTGAACGCCAGGTTCCGCATCGCCATGATCGCGTCGGTCGGTGCGAGGTTCCGGGGGCACCGGTCGGTGCAACTGTAACAGGTGGTGCAGAGCCAGAGGTCCGGATCGGTGAGGACCTCCTCCTCGAGGCCGAGGACTGCCTTGCGCATGAACAGCCGGATACGGTACGAACTCCGCGGTGCCGAGGGGCACGATCCGGTGCAGGTGCCGCACTGGTAGCACATGTGGGCGGCCGTCTGCCCGATCTTCTCCACATCTTTGATAAACTCAGGGTTGCTGTCAGGAATGTAGTACTTCCTGTCCCGGAGTTTCTCCGCGAGTTTCTGGTCCTTATAGTCTTTCTTTACTGCCATTGGCTATCCCTCACGCCTCTTCTGCTTCTCCCAGAACTTTAACCTCGACCTCTCCGGGGGCGGTCTCTTTGACCTTCGACGTCCTCGGGGCGAGCAGCTTCTCCTTGATCTGCTTGAAGAGTTCCGTCTCCTTGTCCTTCATCCGGATACCCGTCCGCCGCAGGATGATCGCATCCTCGCTCGGGCAGGCGTTGACACAGGCACCACAGAGGATACAGAAGTCCTTGTTGATGGCGATGTTGGCCTCAACCTCTCCCTTCATCTCCTTTGCCGGGACGGGGGAGGGCAGGTAGAGCGCGTTGCAGGGGCAGACCTCGACACAGGTCGAGCAGCCTCCGGGGCACTTCTCGGGGTTGATCTCGATATCTCCCTCGAAGATCTTCTCGACGGTGATTGCCTCCTGGGGGCAGGTCTCGACGCACCAGGTACAGGTGCAGCAGTTGTCCTGCTCGATATCGACCTTGCCGGGCAGCTTGTCGCTGATGACCTCACGCTCGAGCGTGATGCACTCCTGGGGGCAGGCCTCGACGCAGATAGTGCACCCGTCGCAGGTGGCCTCTTCCCACTTGACTTCCCCTTCGATCTTACCGGTCTCGGGGTTCGGGGCGTTGCGAACGACGGTGATGCTCGGGCAGAGCTCGCCGCAGATGCCACAGACGTCGCACTTCTCGGTGTCGACGGTAAACGTGGTCTTGGTCTGCAGTGCAGCCTGACGCGGCTTGCCGGCTTCGTCGCCGCCCTCGAATGCGGGGACATCGCGGTTGATGGCGTCCCTCGGGCAGGCCTCTTCACAGATGGTGCACCGGTCGCATTTCTCCTCGTCGATCACGGTGACCATGTCGTACGTGGGGAATCCTTCCTTCTCAAGAATCGGGAGCCTCTCCTCCCCGTCGATCTTGAGCGTCATCGCATTGAAGGGGCACATGATGACGCATACGCCACAGTACGAACACTTCTCGGGGTTGACGTCGACAGGTTCTGCGTAGTCGATTGCCCCACGGCGTGTCGCACCGACTGGTCCGAGCACGATTGCCTCTTCAGGGCAGGCGTCGACACAGATGCCGCAGCCCGTGCAGGTCTCTGCGTTCAGGATCAGGTTGTTGACTGCCTTCAGGAGCCTCTGCTCCATGATGACGTTCTGTCCTTCCCGCGTTTTGGAATACTTTGGAAACAGTGCCATATTCTAGTATCACTCCTAGGCTTCCACTTTTCGGGCCTTGGCCCGGCTCTCCCACGGTCCTCCAAGCGCGATAACTCCATAGGGGCATGCCTGGACGCATACGCCGCAACCGGCGCAGAGCTCGGAGTTGAAATCAAGGATGACGGCTTTGCCGTCTTTGACCTTGTAGATCTTCTCTTTCGTCACCGGATCTTCGGTGTAGAGCTCGAGAGCGTCGACCGGACATGCCACCACGCAGTTATTGCAGCCTGTACATCGTTCCATATTGATGTGCAATGCAAATGCCATGGTATCACGCACCAGATCTGATCGATTAAAAATCGATATAAAAAGAATTGTCAAAGAATATACATAAACTTTCTGAAATCCGGCAGTCTTATATTCCAGAACTATGATTATCTGTCAAATTTTATAAATTAAAACAGTTAGTATGTTAACCCGATGTCCGAAATCTCGCCGTCAAACGCACATCCGGTGCGAAGGCAAATAGAAAACGTTAAATCATAGATCGGGGTTTCTGATGAAAATCGGTGGCCAATCCGGCCCGGGAGCGTTGAGATCGGGCCGGATCACCTCGCGAGCCGGGTAGAAACTCTCCCCCCCTGCCGGCAGGGGTCTGTCACCGCTTGCGCGGTTTGAGCAGTAACCATTTCTGTATCCATTGACTCTTCTCTCTCCGTGTCGGACGCCTGCGCTCGCCCCCAGAAGCCCCCCGGATCCTGCGCCCGCGATCCCGCTGCCGCATCCTGGATGGCCCCGCAGGGCAGGTCTGCAGACCCGGAGCATGCTTAACCCGGTCACTGCGGCAGGTCTGGAGCACATGACCATTTCAGGCCTGGAAGGTGTAACCGGGGAGATCACGGGGTGCTCCGGGATCCTGTCCCCGTTCTTTTCACGTTTACTCCGGCGCGATGGCGAATATCGATGAGTGGACGGTGCCGCAGGGTGCCGCGCGGTTCGGACCCCATGACTGTGGCGCACAGGCCGCTGCCGGGAAAAAAAGAAACCTTATTCTGTCCACATCGTAACATTGTAGCAAACGAGGTGTATTCTGTCCATGGAACTGAATGGCGTTACTATCGATGATACCTATGCAGAGGCGTTCCCGACCTGGGTGGCACGGCCCATTATCACCGCCGTCACCGAGGAGTGGGCATACAAGGCAGCAGTGGAGGCCGTCGGCTTTGCCACCTCCACCATCGGGTGTCCGGCCGAGGCGGGTATCGACTGCTTCGTCTCCGCCGACGAGACCCCCGACGGACGGCCCGGCTACGCGATCATGATCTGTGCGAGCAAGAAGAAGCTCAAGGAGCAGCTTGTTGAGCGCCTTGCCGAGTGCATCCTCACCGCCCCGACGACGGCGGTCTTCGACGGCCTTGCCGACGTCGTCGCCGAGGTCCCGGAGAAGCTCCCGGTCAAGCTCCACTTCTTCGGCGACGGGTTCGAGGAGAAGCGCGAGGTCGGCGGCAGGACGGTATGGGCCATCCCGATCATGGAGGGCGAGTATATCGGTGAGGAGGAGTTCGGCACCGTCAAGGGCGTTGCGGGCGGCAATTTCTTCATCATGGGCGAGAACCAGATGGCCGCCCTGACCGCCGCCCAGGCGGCGGTCGACGCCATCAGCGGCGTCTGCGGTGTCATCACGTCCTTCCCCGGCGGCGTCGTTGCGAGCGGCTCGAAGGTCGGGAGCAAGAAGTACAAGTTCATGGGCGCAAGCACGAACGAGGCCTACTGCCCGACCCTCCGCGACAGGGTCGAGGGCAGCAAGGTCCCCGAGGGCGTCAAGGCGGTCTACGAGATCGTCATCGACGGCGTCGACGAGGACTCTATCAAGACCGCGATGGCCGAGGGCATCCGGGCGGCAACCAAGGTGCCGGGCGTGAAGTTCATCAGCGCCGGGAACTTCGGCGGCAGCCTCGGACCGTTCAAGTTCGACCTGAAGGACGTCCTCGCGGACTATCTCTAATCTCTTTTTTTTGTGGCGGTTCTTGAGGGCTGCTGTCTGTTTGGTTGGCCCTGTTGTTGGGGGTGTGGCTACAGGATGCCGATCAAGTTCCCTGCCCATGCACGTATATGAGCCTCCCTCACCCGCCATCGCCCCGCCGGTGCCCCGGTGCCCGCGCCCCTTTTATGATGATCGATCCTCTTAAATATCGTTATCAACGATAATTTTGTTAACGATAATTCCGGTGACATCATGATTACGCTCACGCCCGATGAAGTCCGGGCCCGGTTCGGGCCGTTGTTCTCGATGAAGTACCTCGCCATGGTCGACCAGAACGCCGGTCTCGCGGAGATCCGCGAGCATTGCCGGGCCCGGGGAACCATCGAGTGGGATGCGGCGAATCGAGTGCGGGCGAAGGGTGCGGTCATGTCCTGCCATGTCGAGGGCACGACGATGACGATGCTCGCCCGGCTGGGCGTATCCCCGGCGAAGTTCGGGGCCGCCGGCCGGGAGATCGGCGGGCAGGCGCTTGAAGGGGTCGAGGTTGTCGGTGACGAAGTGGTGACGACCTGGTCGGGGATCGCCGGAGCGGGCGTCGGCGTCGCTGCCTGCCTGCCGCAGGCGCCGGGCGTGACCCGGGCCGAATACCCATCGGAGGACGATCTCAGGATCGGCGGCGCCCGCGTATGCCGGGTGCGAATCGCATCACCGCTCTACGAGAAGGTGACGATCGGGATCGACGACACCGACACTCGCGAGGAAGGCGCCACGTGGGTGCTCGCGCTCAAATGCGCCGAGGCCTGCACGATCCCCGGGGTGGAGTACCTGGACATGCGTCTCGTTCAGCTGAACCCTGCGGTGCCGAAGAAGACCACCAACTGTGTCGGGTCGGCCCTGAACTTCGCCGTCCGCCCGGGAAAGGTGGATGAGCTCCTCGAGTACGTCCGCGACTTCGTCGAGTCGGGGGCGGTCAGCAACGACACCGGCATCGCTGTCTACCGGGGGATTGCGTTTGCGGAGGAGTCTCCCTACTTAAAACGGGTCAAGACCGAGATCCTGACGGTCGATGACGCGGAGGCGGAGGCGGCACGGATGGGTGTCCGGTTCATCGACTCGACTGGACGGAAAGGACGGATAGGAGCACTGGGCGCCGTTCTCTGGGGGAACAAGGGCGTTGAAGCGGCAGGTCTCTATGGAGAAACTTTCTGATCCTTATACGATACGGTATCCGCAGATCGTGGCGGTGGCCGACGAGAGCGCCGGCCACGTGGAACTCATCGAGTTCTTCGACTGCATAGGCGGGGCGATGTGGGTGAAGCGCCACTATGCCCAGAGCCCGCTCGTCCGCTCCGTCCGCACCGTGGGGACGACCAACCGCTACCTCCTCCGCACCGGCAGCGCCGACCTCGCGCTCGAGGGCTCGGTCTTCCCGGCAGGGATCGCCGGTGTCGCCGTCGAAGGGGACGAGATCGCCGTCACCTACCGGGGCCTCGGCGGCGGCGGCGTGGGGGCGTCCGTCTGCCGCGCCTCGGCTCCGGGCATCGTCCGCTACGAGAGCGACCCTGCCGGGGGCGGGCGTCTTTCGGGCTCGACGATCTGGCTCCCCCGGCGCGAGCGGGTGATCATCGGTGTCGACGACACCGATACCCCGGAGGAGGGCGCCACCTGGACGCTGACCCACAACATCGCACGGGCCGTCGAGGACGACCGCTCCCGCTACCTCTCCCATACCATCGTGCAGCTCTTTCCTGTCCCCTACCGGACCAAAAACTGCGTCGCCATCGCCTGCGAGTTCGCCACCTCCGACCCCGGAGGGCTGGTCCGGCGCTACCGCGACTACCTGGAAAAGTACACGCTCTCGGACGAGACCGGGATGGCGGTCTGGCGCGGCTTCGATCCCGCCCCGCTCGAGGAGTTTGGGCGGCGCGTAAAGCGGGGCGAGGTCTCGCCCGACGACCTTGCCGCCCTCGACGACGAACGCCTCTCCATCGTCATGAAAGGCCGGGGCGCGATCGGGGCGGTGGCGGCGATCCCGTTCTCCACGCGATACGAGGAGGCGCTGGCGTTATGGAATGGAGTCGGCTGAAGGCCCGGCTGCTTGAGGCAGGTTCGGTTCGCCTCTCCGGCGAACCTGCAGACGCCTACGTGTCCCGTTCCGCCGCCGGCCCCTCGGCGGGGAGTTCCGGTTCGCTCTTCTTCTCCTCCGGCGCCCGGCGGTTCCGGGCCGGTATCGACGGGGCAAGCCCCATCGAGGTCGTTCACCGGGGAGGAGGCGGGGCGGACCTCGTCATCGACGGCAACGTGGTCTCCGGCCGTCTCGAACCCGCCGCCCTCCACTGCCCCCGCCAGGCCTACATCACCGTCAGCGGGACGTGCATCTTCCACTGCCGCTACTGCCCGGTGCCGGGTCTCCAGGGGCGGCGAAAGGAGGTTTTCGAGATTGTGGAGCTGGTCGAAAGCGTGGCCGACCGGGTCGACGCCATCGCAATCACGAGCGGTGTCGCTTCCTCGATCGAAGAGGAAGAGGAATACGTCCTCGACGTCGTGGCGGCGCTCCGCTCATTCGGTCTACCCATCGGGGTCTCGATCTACCCGGGGCCACTGACCCCGGCGCGGCTCCATGCCCTCGGCGTCGTCGAGGTGAAGTTCAACATCGAGGCGGCGACCCCGGAGATCTTTGCAGAGATGTGCCCCGGTCTCTCGTGGGATGCGGTCTGGGAGGCGTTGCGGTCCTCCGTCGTGCTCTTCGGGCGGGACAGGGTCTACTCGAACGTCATCGTCGGCCTCGGGGAGACCGACGCAGACCTGGAGCGGGTCATGGGCGATCTCGCGGCGATCGGGGTCATCCCCGTCCTCCGTCCGCTCACCCCGGCGGCATCTCTTGCCGCCCGGCCCCGTCCGTCCGCCGACCGGCTGCTCCGGCTCTGCGAGGCGCACGAGAAGATCCTCCGGCAGGCCGGGCTCGATCCGCGCCGGGCGCTGACGATGTGTTCGGCGTGCACCGGGTGCGACCTGGTGCCGGGGAGGGATACATGAAGGGCACCGAAGCGCTCGCCCGGGCCATCCTCCGGTCGGCAGACCGTTGCTACGCCGTCCCCGGCTACCCGGTCTCGGGGATCGCCGCCTCGGCCGGGGCCGTGATCCCCGTAAACGAGAAGGTGGCGCTCGAGTATGCCCTCGGCGACTCGCTCTCCGGGCGGAGGGCCGCCGTGGTGGTCAAGCACGTCGGCCTCAACGCCTGTGCGGACCCGCTCGTGCACGCCACTGCCCAGGGCCTCCGGGCCGGCGTCGTGGTGGTCGTCGGGGACGACGTGCGCCCGATCGCATCGGATGTCGTGCAGGACTCCCGCTACTACGGGGAGGTGGCCCGGGTGCCGGTTCTCGAGCCCGACGGTGAGACGATCGGTCAGGCCGTCGAGGCGGCGTTCGAGGCTTCGGAGACCTTCTCGCGGGTGGCAATCGTCAGGGTGACGCCCGAGATCCTCGACGCGGACGTGCCGGACCTCCCCGCCCCCCGGAGCGACCTGGAGGGGAGCCTCGCAGACCCCGGGCTCACGATGGCCGGGCGGGCGCTGGCGAGCGACCGACGGACGGCCGCGATGTTCGCCTGGTCGCGGTCATCGCCGCTGAACCGCTTTGCCGGCGGCGAACACCGCGCAGTCACCGTCTATCCGCCCCCGGCGGACCCGGACGTGCTTGCCCTGACCCGCGAGGTCGGCCGCCCCTTCCTCCGGGAGCACCGGCTGCTCGCCCCTCCCGACCCCGCCGGGGAGCCGGAGCGGTTCTCTGCTCGCGGCTACTGCCGGACGTTCTGCCGGGACTGCCCGTTCCATCCGGCCTTTTCCATCCTCTCGGAGCGCAGGATGCGGGCCGTCTGCGACGCTGGGTGCGCGATCCTCGCGATGAACCCCCCCTACCGGGTCGGCATCGCCACCTACGGCCTCGGATCGTCGATTGCCGTGGCGGCGACCGGCCCCGGCGTCGCGCTCACCGGCGACTACGCGCTCCTGCACTCAGGGCTAAACGCCCTCATCGACGTCTACGAGCGTCGACTCCCGCTTCTCTGTATCGTCCTCGCGAACACGCGGATGGGGATGACCGGCGGTCACCCCGTCCCCGATATCCTTCGCTACATCTCCTGGGCGAACCCGGTCGTCTGCGCCGCAGACGGCACCGCGGCGCTTCGCCGGGCCCTCGTTCATCCCGAGGGGGGGCCCCGGACGGTGGTGATCGAAGGCACCTGCCCTGAAGGTGGCATCCATGAAACCGTGGCATATCGAGATCTGTGATGTAACGCTGCGAGACGGGGAACAGACTCCCGGCGTCTCGTTTACCCGTGATGAGAAGATGACGATCGCCCAATCACTCGACGAGATCGGCGTGGAGGTGATCGAGGCCGGGTTTCCCGTGGTATCCGCCGCGGAGAAGGATTGCGTCACGGCCATTGCCCGAAGCGGTCTCTCTGCCCGGGTCTGCTGCCTTGCACGGGCACTGCAGCCCGACGTCGAGGCAGCCCTCGACTGCGACGTGGACATGGTCAGCATCTTCATTGCGACCTCTGACCTCCACATCCGGCACAAGTACCGCAAGTCCCGCGGCGAGGTGCTCGAGGATGCCCTCGATATGGTGGAGTTCGCCACCGACCACGGTCTGCAGGTGCGGTTCGCTGCCGAGGACGCCTCGCGAACCGACCCGGCGTTCCTCCTGGAGATGTATACCCGGGGCGTCGAGTGCGGTGCCAATCTCGTCAGTTTCGCGGATACGGTCGGCTGCCTCACGCCGCTCGAGATCCACGCGGTCGTCTCCGGGCTCCTCGAGGCGGCCCCCCTTCCGCTCTGTATGCACTGCCACAACGACCTCGGGTTTGCAGCCGCAAACACCATAACGGCCGCGGCTGCCGGGGCGTTCCAGCTTCACACCACCGTCAACGGCATCGGCGAGCGTGCCGGGAACGCGGCGCTCGAGCAGGTGCTCGTCGCCCTGCGGATGAAGGGCGGCGTCGATCGCTACGACCTCTCCCGCCTGCAGGAGATCTCGCGGCTGGTCGCCCGGTGCTCGGGCGTGGCCCCGGAGCGTACCCGGCCGGTCGTCGGGGAGAACGCCTTTGCCCACGAGAGCGGGATTCACATCGCCGCCATCCTTGGAGACCCCTCGACCTACGAATACATCCCCCCGGAGCTGGTGGGCGGCGAGCGGCGTTTCGTCCTCGGGAAGCATACGGGGAAGCGGGCGCTCGAGCATGTCGCAAAGGCCTACGGGTTCGACCTCTCTGATGAGGAGGCGCGGTGGGTGCTCGAACAGGTCAAACAGAAGAGCGAAGGAAAGTGCAGCGTCACCCCGGAGATGCTCTGCGGGATCATCCGGCGGGCAAAGGGGGGGAGCCACCAGTGAGCACGCTCTCCGAGCAGATCCTCGGCGCACCGGCGGGTGCATACGTGGACCGCGAGGTCGATATCGCCTTTGCCCACGACGGGACCGGTGTCCTTGCCCGGGAAGCGCTCCGGGAGATGGGGGTGGAACGGCTCCCCCATCCGGAGCGCCTGCGCCTGATCTTCGACCATATCGTCCCGGCAAACACCGGAACGACGGCGACGCTCCAGGCGGAGCTCCGCGGGTATGCCCGGTCCTCGGGGATAGAACTCTCGGATGCCGGAGGGGGGATCTGTCACCAGGTGATGAGCGAAGGGGTCGTCCGGCCCGGCATGGTCGTCGTGGGCGCTGACTCCCATACCTGCACCCTCGGCGCCTTCGGTGCGTTTGCCACCGGGGTGGGGGCGACCGATATGGCGGCGATCTGGGCGTCGGGGTCCACGTGGTTCCGGGTCCCGGAGACGATCGCGGTCAACCTCACCGGCAGGCTCTCCGGCGCCGCGGAACCTAAGGACGTTGCCCTCGCCTGCGTCGCGAAACTCGGGATGGAAGGAGCGACCTACCGGGCGCTGGAGTTCGTGGGCGACGGGGCGGCAGGAATCTCCATGGACGGGCGGCTGACCCTCTGCAACATGGCGGTCGAGACCGGGGCGAAAGCAGGTATGTTCCACGCCGATGCGGCCACCGTCCGCTACCTCGCGGAGCACGGCGTTACGGCGTCACCCCGGGCACCGAAGGACTGCTGTTACGAACGGACCGCCGATATCGATCTTGTCGACATCGTGCCTCTCGTCGCGGTCCCGCACCGGGTGGATACCGTCCGGGAGGCGGAGGAGGTCGCGGGCACGCACCTCGACCAGGTCTTCGTCGGGACCTGCACGAACGGCCGCTACGAAGATCTTGCCCGGTTCGCCCGCATCGTCCGGGGGAAGAAGGTGGCCGTCCGCACCCTGGTCGTCCCCGCCTCGCGGGCGGTACTTGCGCGGGCGATCGCCACCGGGGTCCTTGCCGACATCGTGGATGCGGGGTGCATGGTGGCGCCGCCCGGGTGCGGGCCGTGCCTCGGGGCGCACGCCGGCGTGCTCGGGGAGGGCGAGGTCTGCCTCTCCACCGCCAACCGGAACTTCAAAAACCGGATGGGCGTTGGCGGCGAGATCTACCTCTCGTCGGTTGCCACTGCCGCCGCGAGCGCCATAGCCGGCGTAATCGCCGTGCCGGAGGTGGTATGATGCAGGGAGCCGGACCGGCGGTCTGCCTCGGGAACGACATCGACACCGACGTTATCATCGCCGGGCGCTACCTCCGGACGAAAGACCGCTCGGTCTGGGCGGAGCACGCCTTCGAGGACCTTGACCCAACGCTCGCCGGCCGTCTTTCCGGCGCAATCATCGTCGCCGGGAGGAACATGGGGTGCGGGTCGTCCCGGGAGCAGGCGGTGGTCGCCCTCCGGGAGGCCGGGGTGGTCGGGGTCGTCGCCCCGTCATTCGCCCGCATCTTCTTTAGAAACGCCGTCAACGTCGGCCTCCCGGTGATCGAGGCCCCGGTCTCGTGCACCGACGGCGCTCGCGTCGCATTCGACCTCGATGCCGGGTGGGTGGAGGTGGACGGGGAGCGCTATCCCGCCCGCCCGCTCTCGGAGAAGATGGTCGCCATCCTCCGGGCCGGAGGGCTGGTTCCTTACTGGAGGTCGTGCCGATGATCTTTCCCCCACACTGCAAATATGTTGGATCGGCGACCAGCACCCCGTACGGGGACCGGGCCTACTTCCTCTCGCGCTACCTGGTTCGCGAGACCGCCGGCGGCACGGAGGTGATCGAGGTGGAGACCGACCCGGACGGGATCGGATTGATGCGCAAGGTCCTCTCGGCCCGGGTGCTCGCCAGCGGCGATGATGTCTACCGCTACCCCGATCGCGTGAACGTCCAGGATCGAACATTCTTAGTAGGGGCGGCGATGCGATCCGGGTACCGCTGCACCATATTCACCGGACACGGCGAGCAGACCACGTTCGTGCTCGATCCGGACCTCTCGGGTTTCCTCCGCATCCATGTCTACGACATCACTCCGCCCCGCCCCCACCTCTCAGCCACGCTTCTTGACCTTGAGAAGACCGGGCTCTTTGGAGACCTTGAGGTCATCTTCGAGCACCATGTCAGGGATATCCGGGAGATCGAAGCCGACGTCTACCCCTGCCATGCGGCCGGTTTCCCCCGCACCCTTGATGCGGACCCGCTCCGGCCGGGCGACCGGGTCGCGGGATGCCAGACGGCAAGGGACCTGGTGCGGGAGTGTTACGGCGAAGAGATTATAGTGGAGAGCACCTGCCCGCTCGACGCGGTGGAAAGCGAGCCCTTCATCGCCCGGTGCTGCCGGAGCGAGCGGGGGGGCCTCGGGCGTTGGAACGACCGGTTCGGCGTGGTGGTCCACTGGGGCGCGTCGTCCCGGGACATTGCAGAGGCGGTCTGGCGCGTCACGGCCGCATGGAGGGGGCCGGATGGCGAAGGTAGCGGTCGTTGAAGGCGACGGCATCGGGCACGAGGTTGTCCCGGTCGCCCGCGAGATCCTCGCAGCCGTACGCCCGGACTTCGAGTTCTTCGACGTCGAGGTGGGATATGGGCTCTGGGAACGGACCGGGAGCGCCTGCGGAGAGGAGACGATCGCCGACCTCCAGTCAGCGGATGCCATCCTCTTTGGGGCCGTTACGACGCCGCCGGACCCCGGCTACCGGAGCGTCCTCCTCCAGATCCGGCATGCTCTCGACCTCTACGCGAACGTCCGCCCGATACAGGGCGAAGGTGTCGATATCGTCATCGTGCGGGAGAACACCGAGGGGCTCTACTCCGGCATCGAGTGGACGGAGCCGGACCGGGCCTGCACCGTCCGGGTCGTCTCCCGGCGGGGGAGCGAACGTATCGCCCGCTACGCCTGCACCCTCGCCGGATCCCGCCGTCACCTCACCATCGGCAACAAGGCGAATGTGTTAAAGTCCGACTGCCTCTTCGTCGAGGTCTGCACGGCGGAGGCTGCCCGGATGGGAGTTCCCTGCAGGGCCCGCTACATCGATGCGCTCTGCCTCGACCTCCTGATGCACCCGGACCTCTACGACGTTGTCGTGACCACCAATATGTTCGGGGACATTCTCTCCGATGCCGCCGCCTACCTGGTGGGGGGGCTCGGGCTGCTCCCGAGTGCCAACATCGGAAAGCGTGCTGCTCTCTTTGAGCCCGTGCATGGGAGCGCCCCCGACATCGCGGGCCAAAATATTGCAAACCCCGTCGCAGCCATCAGGAGCGCCGCGATGCTGCTCTCGCACCTCGGCGATCCTGCATCCGCAGCGGCCGTGGAGGAGGCCGTTCACCGGGTGCTTCGCGCGGGCATCCGGACCCGCGACCTCGGCGGCGTCGCCGGGACCCGGGAGTTCGGGGCGGCGGTGCTTCGCGAGGTCGGCCAGAGGAAGGCCTAAACGCTTCAGGGTCGAGAGTTACGCTATGGTGCTGGTGGGATGCCACGTCTCCATCGCCGGCTCGATCGACCTTGCGGTCGGCAGGGCCCTTGATGCGGGGTGCGACACGTTTCAGATCTTCTCCCGGAACCCCCGGGGCTGGAGGGCAAAGGACCTCGACCCCGGAATAGCCGATGCCTTCAGGGCGGCGGTGAGTGCATCGGGGCTCGGCCCGGTCGTCGACCACATGCCTTACCTCCCGAACCCGGCCTCGCCGGATGCCGAGATCGCTGAAAAATCGGTCGCGGCACTCACCGGGGAACTCCGGCGATGCGGCCTTCTCGGGATACCCTATCTTGTGACCCATCTCGGGCACCACCGCGGCGCCGGCGTTGAAGCAGGGCAGGAGCGGGTTATCGCCGCCATCAACCGGGCTCTTGCCGATGCCGGGGAGAGCGATGTGATGCTGCTCCTCGAAAATACCGCCGGGGAGAAGAACAGCGTGGGGACGACTGTTGCAGACCTCCGCCGCATTCTCGATGGGGTTGATGCGGAAGGAAGGGTCGGGATCTGTTTTGATACCTGCCATGCGTTCGCCGCCGGCTACGACCTCCGGACCGCAGAGG
The genomic region above belongs to Methanoculleus oceani and contains:
- the fhcD gene encoding formylmethanofuran--tetrahydromethanopterin N-formyltransferase — translated: MELNGVTIDDTYAEAFPTWVARPIITAVTEEWAYKAAVEAVGFATSTIGCPAEAGIDCFVSADETPDGRPGYAIMICASKKKLKEQLVERLAECILTAPTTAVFDGLADVVAEVPEKLPVKLHFFGDGFEEKREVGGRTVWAIPIMEGEYIGEEEFGTVKGVAGGNFFIMGENQMAALTAAQAAVDAISGVCGVITSFPGGVVASGSKVGSKKYKFMGASTNEAYCPTLRDRVEGSKVPEGVKAVYEIVIDGVDEDSIKTAMAEGIRAATKVPGVKFISAGNFGGSLGPFKFDLKDVLADYL
- a CDS encoding radical SAM protein, with product MEWSRLKARLLEAGSVRLSGEPADAYVSRSAAGPSAGSSGSLFFSSGARRFRAGIDGASPIEVVHRGGGGADLVIDGNVVSGRLEPAALHCPRQAYITVSGTCIFHCRYCPVPGLQGRRKEVFEIVELVESVADRVDAIAITSGVASSIEEEEEYVLDVVAALRSFGLPIGVSIYPGPLTPARLHALGVVEVKFNIEAATPEIFAEMCPGLSWDAVWEALRSSVVLFGRDRVYSNVIVGLGETDADLERVMGDLAAIGVIPVLRPLTPAASLAARPRPSADRLLRLCEAHEKILRQAGLDPRRALTMCSACTGCDLVPGRDT
- the hdrC gene encoding CoB--CoM heterodisulfide reductase subunit C, which translates into the protein MAVKKDYKDQKLAEKLRDRKYYIPDSNPEFIKDVEKIGQTAAHMCYQCGTCTGSCPSAPRSSYRIRLFMRKAVLGLEEEVLTDPDLWLCTTCYSCTDRCPRNLAPTDAIMAMRNLAFKRDIIPRNFLQTVQLIYKSGHGVPNNDANRAARKKLGLEEEPETTHKYPEYLPGIRKILDHYRLKENADRILAEGE
- a CDS encoding thiamine pyrophosphate-dependent enzyme, which produces MKGTEALARAILRSADRCYAVPGYPVSGIAASAGAVIPVNEKVALEYALGDSLSGRRAAVVVKHVGLNACADPLVHATAQGLRAGVVVVVGDDVRPIASDVVQDSRYYGEVARVPVLEPDGETIGQAVEAAFEASETFSRVAIVRVTPEILDADVPDLPAPRSDLEGSLADPGLTMAGRALASDRRTAAMFAWSRSSPLNRFAGGEHRAVTVYPPPADPDVLALTREVGRPFLREHRLLAPPDPAGEPERFSARGYCRTFCRDCPFHPAFSILSERRMRAVCDAGCAILAMNPPYRVGIATYGLGSSIAVAATGPGVALTGDYALLHSGLNALIDVYERRLPLLCIVLANTRMGMTGGHPVPDILRYISWANPVVCAADGTAALRRALVHPEGGPRTVVIEGTCPEGGIHETVAYRDL
- a CDS encoding tRNA(Ile)(2)-agmatinylcytidine synthase is translated as MITLTPDEVRARFGPLFSMKYLAMVDQNAGLAEIREHCRARGTIEWDAANRVRAKGAVMSCHVEGTTMTMLARLGVSPAKFGAAGREIGGQALEGVEVVGDEVVTTWSGIAGAGVGVAACLPQAPGVTRAEYPSEDDLRIGGARVCRVRIASPLYEKVTIGIDDTDTREEGATWVLALKCAEACTIPGVEYLDMRLVQLNPAVPKKTTNCVGSALNFAVRPGKVDELLEYVRDFVESGAVSNDTGIAVYRGIAFAEESPYLKRVKTEILTVDDAEAEAARMGVRFIDSTGRKGRIGALGAVLWGNKGVEAAGLYGETF
- a CDS encoding 4Fe-4S binding protein: MAFALHINMERCTGCNNCVVACPVDALELYTEDPVTKEKIYKVKDGKAVILDFNSELCAGCGVCVQACPYGVIALGGPWESRAKARKVEA
- the mmp11 gene encoding methanogenesis marker protein 11 produces the protein MEKLSDPYTIRYPQIVAVADESAGHVELIEFFDCIGGAMWVKRHYAQSPLVRSVRTVGTTNRYLLRTGSADLALEGSVFPAGIAGVAVEGDEIAVTYRGLGGGGVGASVCRASAPGIVRYESDPAGGGRLSGSTIWLPRRERVIIGVDDTDTPEEGATWTLTHNIARAVEDDRSRYLSHTIVQLFPVPYRTKNCVAIACEFATSDPGGLVRRYRDYLEKYTLSDETGMAVWRGFDPAPLEEFGRRVKRGEVSPDDLAALDDERLSIVMKGRGAIGAVAAIPFSTRYEEALALWNGVG
- a CDS encoding 4Fe-4S binding protein, which encodes MALFPKYSKTREGQNVIMEQRLLKAVNNLILNAETCTGCGICVDACPEEAIVLGPVGATRRGAIDYAEPVDVNPEKCSYCGVCVIMCPFNAMTLKIDGEERLPILEKEGFPTYDMVTVIDEEKCDRCTICEEACPRDAINRDVPAFEGGDEAGKPRQAALQTKTTFTVDTEKCDVCGICGELCPSITVVRNAPNPETGKIEGEVKWEEATCDGCTICVEACPQECITLEREVISDKLPGKVDIEQDNCCTCTWCVETCPQEAITVEKIFEGDIEINPEKCPGGCSTCVEVCPCNALYLPSPVPAKEMKGEVEANIAINKDFCILCGACVNACPSEDAIILRRTGIRMKDKETELFKQIKEKLLAPRTSKVKETAPGEVEVKVLGEAEEA